The following coding sequences lie in one Halorarum halophilum genomic window:
- a CDS encoding NAD(P)-dependent oxidoreductase — MTDETIGFIGLGIMGLPMAKNLVDAGYRVVGYNRSDEPTEELVEHGGEGGDSPAAVAEESDVVLLCLPDSPDVENVVLGEGEEPEPVIDGLTEGTTLVDHSTISPTVAERVADRLADVGVTALDAPISGGEEGAIEGTLSIMVGGDEDALEGVREVLDVMGETVTHCGPAGAGQTTKACNQIVVAAQMVGVSEALVFADNADADLEAVVDAISGGAAGCWTLDNRAPDMIHGDFDPGFFAEYQYKDLRIATDAGEAFGSPMPQTSLAHELYKTMVQNDMGRDDNSGVMQVLELLSGTEARVDG; from the coding sequence ATGACGGACGAGACAATCGGCTTCATCGGACTCGGGATCATGGGGCTCCCGATGGCGAAGAACCTCGTCGACGCCGGCTACCGCGTCGTCGGGTACAACCGCTCGGACGAGCCGACGGAGGAACTCGTCGAGCACGGCGGCGAGGGGGGCGACTCGCCCGCCGCGGTCGCCGAGGAGAGCGACGTCGTCCTGCTGTGTCTCCCCGACTCGCCCGACGTGGAGAACGTCGTGCTCGGCGAGGGCGAGGAGCCCGAACCCGTGATCGATGGCCTGACCGAGGGGACGACGCTCGTCGACCACTCGACCATCTCGCCGACGGTCGCGGAGCGGGTCGCCGACCGGCTCGCGGACGTCGGCGTGACCGCGCTCGACGCGCCCATCTCGGGCGGGGAGGAGGGCGCCATCGAGGGCACCCTGTCGATCATGGTCGGCGGCGACGAGGACGCGCTGGAGGGGGTGCGCGAGGTCCTCGACGTGATGGGCGAGACGGTCACCCACTGTGGCCCCGCCGGCGCCGGGCAGACGACGAAGGCGTGCAACCAGATCGTCGTCGCCGCCCAGATGGTGGGCGTGAGCGAGGCGCTGGTGTTCGCGGACAACGCCGACGCCGACCTCGAGGCCGTGGTGGACGCGATCAGCGGCGGCGCGGCCGGGTGCTGGACGCTCGACAACCGCGCGCCGGACATGATCCACGGCGACTTCGACCCGGGCTTCTTCGCGGAGTACCAGTACAAGGACCTCCGCATCGCCACCGACGCGGGCGAGGCGTTCGGTTCGCCGATGCCACAGACCTCGCTCGCACACGAACTCTACAAGACGATGGTCCAGAACGACATGGGTCGAGACGACAACTCCGGCGTGATGCAGGTGCTCGAACTGCTGTCCGGCACCGAGGCGCGCGTCGACGGCTGA
- a CDS encoding DEAD/DEAH box helicase, whose translation MSDAVRSGGMDAFASLGDAVRGALSERGFTTPTEPQRRAIPPLAAGENALVIAPTGTGKTETAMLPVFDSLVRDGGPPEGIGALYVTPLRALNRDMQERLEWWGEYLDLDVQVRHGDTTDYQRSKQANDPPDVLVTTPETVQAMLTGKKLRAGLSDLRHVVVDEVHELAASKRGAQFTIAMERLRALAGDYQRIGLSATVGDPEEVGRFLTGDRGCEILEVDAGTNVHLDVVSPEVTQEDERLAGELATGADIASHVRVIRDIVREHESTLVFVNTRQTAEALGSRFKTLGEPVGIHHGSLSKDARIEVEEAFKAGEIDGLICTSSMELGIDVGRVDHVVQYNSPREVARLLQRVGRAGHRRGQTSYGTIITDHPDDTLEAMAIARRAAAGEVEDSGIHHASLDVVANQVVGLLMDFGELDAREAYELVTAAYPFDDLPEATFRDVVRELSSNRLVWIDEERDVLEKSGGTWQYYYRNLSMIPDEETYDVYDISSRRQIGTLDERFVVNFAAPGETFIQRGEMWRINDIDDEEGEVNVAPIEDPGGEVPSWTGQEIPVPRAVAAEVGEMRGVAEPQFAGGASAAAVAREFASRYRTDRRTAEAGLEQVERQVETGGPMPTDRRIVLEGQGRSITLNAAFGHEVNRTLGRLLSALVGQRTGSSVGMDADPYRVELEVPTKVDPGTIIEVLEETDPAHVEALLELALKHSDTLKFTLTHVAAKFGSLKPYQGNKRFGADRLMAALEDTPVFEEAIREVFHTELAVEETADLLADIQSGEVELVSAREPTPIGTGGRSSGREFLVPENADASVIETIRDRIMDDRVILLCVHCHDWHHKTKVRRVRETPRCPECESTRIAALNPWDEEAVAAVRADEKDDEQDRLTRRAFRAANLVQAHGKQAVIALAARGVGPQYAARIIGKLREDEDDFYRDILAQERQYARTQGFWD comes from the coding sequence ATGAGTGACGCGGTGCGATCGGGGGGGATGGACGCCTTCGCGTCCCTCGGGGACGCGGTCAGGGGGGCGCTCTCCGAGCGGGGCTTCACGACGCCGACGGAGCCGCAGCGCCGAGCGATTCCGCCCCTCGCGGCGGGGGAGAACGCGCTCGTCATCGCGCCGACCGGGACGGGGAAGACGGAGACGGCGATGCTCCCGGTGTTCGACTCCCTCGTTCGGGACGGCGGACCGCCCGAGGGGATCGGCGCACTGTACGTCACGCCGCTCCGCGCGCTGAACCGCGACATGCAGGAGCGGCTGGAGTGGTGGGGCGAGTACCTCGACCTGGACGTCCAGGTGCGCCACGGCGACACGACCGACTACCAGCGGAGCAAGCAGGCGAACGACCCGCCGGACGTCCTGGTCACGACGCCCGAGACGGTCCAGGCGATGCTGACCGGCAAGAAACTCCGCGCGGGACTCTCGGACCTCCGCCACGTCGTCGTCGACGAGGTGCACGAACTCGCGGCCTCGAAACGGGGGGCGCAGTTCACGATCGCCATGGAGCGCCTCCGCGCGCTCGCCGGCGACTACCAGCGCATCGGCCTCTCGGCGACCGTCGGCGACCCGGAGGAGGTCGGGCGGTTCCTCACCGGCGACCGCGGCTGCGAGATCCTCGAGGTCGACGCGGGCACGAACGTCCACCTCGACGTCGTCTCGCCGGAGGTCACCCAGGAGGACGAACGGCTGGCCGGCGAACTCGCGACCGGAGCGGACATCGCCAGCCACGTCCGGGTCATCCGCGACATCGTCCGCGAGCACGAGTCGACGCTCGTCTTCGTCAACACCCGCCAGACCGCCGAGGCGCTCGGCTCCCGGTTCAAGACGCTCGGGGAACCGGTCGGCATCCACCACGGTTCGCTGTCGAAGGACGCCCGGATCGAGGTCGAGGAGGCGTTCAAGGCCGGGGAGATCGACGGGCTCATCTGCACCTCCTCGATGGAACTCGGAATCGACGTGGGCCGGGTCGACCACGTCGTCCAGTACAACTCCCCGCGCGAGGTCGCGCGCCTCCTCCAGCGCGTCGGCCGGGCGGGCCACCGGCGCGGCCAGACCTCCTACGGCACCATCATCACCGACCACCCGGACGACACCCTGGAGGCGATGGCCATCGCCCGTCGCGCCGCCGCGGGCGAGGTCGAGGACTCGGGCATCCACCACGCGAGCCTCGACGTGGTGGCGAACCAGGTCGTCGGCCTGCTGATGGACTTCGGCGAGCTCGACGCCCGCGAGGCGTACGAACTCGTGACGGCGGCGTACCCGTTCGACGACCTCCCCGAGGCGACGTTCCGGGACGTCGTTCGCGAGCTCTCGAGCAACCGCCTCGTCTGGATCGACGAGGAGCGGGACGTGCTGGAGAAGTCGGGGGGAACGTGGCAGTACTACTACCGGAACCTCTCGATGATCCCCGACGAGGAGACGTACGACGTATACGACATCTCCTCGCGCCGGCAGATCGGCACGCTCGACGAGCGGTTCGTCGTCAACTTCGCCGCGCCCGGCGAGACGTTCATCCAGCGGGGCGAGATGTGGCGCATCAACGACATCGACGACGAGGAGGGGGAGGTGAACGTCGCGCCCATCGAGGACCCCGGCGGCGAGGTTCCCTCCTGGACCGGCCAGGAGATCCCCGTCCCGCGTGCGGTCGCCGCGGAGGTCGGGGAGATGCGCGGCGTGGCCGAACCCCAGTTCGCCGGCGGCGCCTCCGCGGCGGCGGTGGCGCGCGAGTTCGCCTCCCGCTACCGGACCGACCGCCGGACGGCGGAGGCGGGTCTCGAACAGGTCGAACGCCAGGTCGAGACCGGGGGGCCGATGCCGACCGACCGCCGAATCGTCCTGGAGGGGCAGGGCCGCTCCATCACGCTCAACGCCGCCTTCGGCCACGAGGTGAACCGGACGCTCGGCCGCCTGCTCTCGGCGCTCGTCGGCCAGCGCACCGGCTCGTCGGTCGGGATGGACGCCGACCCGTACCGCGTCGAACTGGAGGTACCGACGAAGGTCGACCCCGGGACGATCATCGAGGTGCTGGAGGAGACCGACCCCGCGCACGTCGAGGCGCTCCTGGAACTCGCGCTGAAGCACTCGGACACGCTGAAGTTCACGCTCACCCACGTCGCCGCGAAGTTCGGCTCGTTGAAGCCGTACCAGGGGAACAAGCGCTTCGGCGCGGACCGGCTCATGGCCGCCCTGGAGGACACCCCCGTCTTCGAGGAGGCGATCCGGGAGGTGTTCCACACCGAACTCGCCGTCGAGGAGACGGCCGACCTGCTCGCCGACATCCAGTCGGGCGAGGTCGAACTGGTGTCCGCGCGGGAACCGACGCCGATCGGCACGGGCGGCCGGTCGTCGGGCCGGGAGTTCCTCGTCCCCGAGAACGCGGACGCCTCGGTCATCGAGACCATCAGGGACCGCATCATGGACGACCGGGTCATCCTGCTGTGCGTCCACTGCCACGACTGGCACCACAAGACGAAGGTGCGACGGGTCCGCGAGACGCCCCGGTGCCCGGAGTGCGAGTCGACCCGCATCGCCGCGCTGAACCCGTGGGACGAGGAGGCGGTGGCGGCGGTCCGGGCCGACGAGAAGGACGACGAGCAGGACCGGCTCACCCGCCGGGCGTTCCGCGCGGCGAACCTGGTGCAGGCGCACGGCAAGCAGGCGGTGATCGCCCTCGCGGCGCGAGGGGTCGGGCCGCAGTACGCCGCGCGCATCATCGGGAAGCTCCGCGAGGACGAGGACGACTTCTATCGGGACATCCTCGCACAGGAACGGCAGTACGCGCGGACGCAGGGCTTCTGGGACTAG
- a CDS encoding NAD(P)/FAD-dependent oxidoreductase: MHVVVLGAGYAGLTLTRRLESRLPEAVDLTLVNDGPDHVLIHEIHRAIRRPGVVDAVSVSIAEVLDRAELVDARVREVDVDAGKAVLHGDEIVSWDFGAVCLGSETAYYDIGGLREHAIPMKSLADAATVREGFQMLCETGGRAFVGGAGLSGVQVAGELAAFSREEGVRVPDDVEVVLLEQFDEVAPSFPANFQRAVREELEARGVDVRTSTAVERVSAGAVSTDEGELRYDQLIWTGGITGTPATGGDRPTVRADLRASDRTFALGDAARIVDADGEPVPASASAAIREARTAAENIARLVEAERSGSDDGFRPRLDQYRFDAPGWIVSVGDGTVAQVGSTVLRGGAAKAVKASVGAGYLTSIGAVRNAASLAEEELR, from the coding sequence ATGCACGTCGTCGTTCTCGGCGCGGGCTACGCCGGTCTCACGTTGACCCGCCGTCTCGAATCACGACTCCCCGAGGCGGTCGATCTCACGCTCGTGAACGACGGCCCCGACCACGTCCTGATCCACGAGATCCACCGGGCGATCCGTCGCCCGGGGGTCGTGGACGCCGTCTCGGTCTCCATCGCCGAGGTCCTCGACCGGGCGGAATTAGTGGACGCCCGGGTCCGCGAGGTCGACGTCGACGCCGGGAAGGCTGTACTCCACGGGGACGAGATCGTCTCCTGGGACTTCGGTGCGGTCTGTCTCGGTTCCGAGACGGCCTACTACGACATCGGCGGACTGCGGGAGCACGCGATCCCCATGAAGTCACTCGCGGACGCGGCGACCGTCCGGGAGGGGTTTCAGATGCTGTGCGAGACTGGCGGCCGAGCGTTCGTCGGCGGCGCAGGACTCTCGGGCGTCCAGGTGGCCGGCGAACTCGCCGCGTTTTCCCGGGAGGAAGGTGTCAGGGTCCCCGACGACGTGGAGGTCGTTCTGCTCGAACAGTTCGACGAGGTCGCCCCGAGCTTCCCCGCGAACTTCCAGCGCGCGGTCCGCGAGGAACTCGAGGCGCGCGGCGTGGACGTCCGGACCTCCACCGCCGTGGAGCGCGTCTCCGCAGGGGCAGTCAGCACCGACGAAGGTGAACTCCGCTACGACCAGCTGATCTGGACGGGCGGCATCACCGGAACCCCCGCCACGGGAGGTGACCGCCCGACGGTTCGCGCCGACCTCCGGGCATCCGATCGGACGTTCGCGCTGGGGGACGCGGCGCGGATCGTCGACGCGGACGGGGAACCGGTCCCGGCGAGCGCCTCGGCGGCGATCCGCGAGGCGAGGACGGCGGCCGAGAACATCGCCCGGCTCGTCGAGGCGGAGCGGTCGGGGTCTGACGACGGCTTCCGCCCCCGGCTCGACCAGTACCGGTTCGACGCCCCCGGCTGGATCGTCTCCGTCGGCGACGGCACCGTCGCGCAGGTCGGTTCGACCGTGCTCCGCGGCGGGGCGGCGAAGGCGGTGAAGGCCTCCGTCGGCGCCGGCTACCTCACCTCCATCGGTGCGGTCCGGAACGCGGCCTCGCTCGCCGAGGAGGAGTTGCGGTGA
- the mvaD gene encoding phosphomevalonate decarboxylase MvaD, with the protein MKATATAHPIQGLVKYHGMRDPDLRLPYHDSISLCTAPSRTTTTVEWEPDGTEDRFRIDGETVDGRGAERIAHVVEHVRELADFDHAVRVESENSFPSNVGFGSSSSGFAALAMALVEAAGLDMTRPEISTVARRGSSSAARAVTGAYSHLYAGMNDHDCRSERIETKASDAFDPEEDLRIVTALVPAYKETEEAHREAEASHMFDARMAHVHGQIQRMRDALRRGSFDDVFELAEHDSLSLTATTMTGPSGWVYWQPETIATFNAVRELREEEDVPVYFSTDTGASVYVNTTAEYADRVEERVSEVGVETEVWELGGPARVLSASKSLF; encoded by the coding sequence ATGAAGGCGACCGCGACGGCCCACCCCATCCAGGGCCTCGTCAAGTACCACGGGATGCGCGATCCGGACCTGCGACTCCCGTACCACGACTCCATCAGCCTCTGCACCGCGCCGTCGCGGACGACCACTACGGTCGAGTGGGAACCCGACGGGACCGAGGACCGGTTCCGGATCGACGGCGAGACGGTCGACGGGCGCGGCGCCGAACGCATCGCCCACGTCGTCGAACACGTCCGCGAACTGGCCGACTTCGACCACGCCGTCCGCGTCGAGTCGGAGAACTCCTTCCCGTCGAACGTCGGGTTCGGCTCCTCGTCCTCGGGCTTCGCGGCGCTGGCGATGGCACTCGTCGAAGCCGCGGGCCTCGACATGACCCGGCCCGAGATCTCGACGGTCGCGCGGCGCGGCTCCTCGTCGGCCGCCCGCGCGGTCACGGGCGCGTACTCGCACCTGTACGCGGGCATGAACGACCACGACTGCCGCTCCGAGCGCATCGAGACGAAGGCGAGCGACGCGTTCGACCCTGAGGAGGACCTCCGCATCGTCACCGCGCTCGTCCCCGCCTACAAGGAGACCGAGGAGGCGCACCGCGAGGCCGAGGCGAGCCACATGTTCGACGCACGGATGGCACACGTCCACGGGCAGATCCAGCGGATGCGCGACGCCCTGCGCCGCGGCTCGTTCGACGACGTCTTCGAACTCGCCGAGCACGACTCACTGTCGCTCACGGCGACGACGATGACCGGCCCGTCCGGCTGGGTGTACTGGCAGCCCGAGACCATCGCCACCTTCAACGCGGTCCGGGAGCTCCGCGAGGAGGAGGACGTGCCCGTCTACTTCTCGACGGACACCGGCGCGAGCGTATACGTGAACACGACAGCCGAGTACGCGGACCGGGTCGAGGAGCGCGTGAGCGAGGTCGGCGTCGAGACCGAGGTGTGGGAGCTGGGCGGGCCGGCGCGGGTGCTGTCCGCGTCGAAGTCGCTGTTCTGA